In one Sphingobium sp. MI1205 genomic region, the following are encoded:
- the coaE gene encoding dephospho-CoA kinase (Dephospho-CoA kinase (CoaE) performs the final step in coenzyme A biosynthesis.), which produces MKIYGLTGSIGMGKSAVAAMLQREGVPVFDADAAVHRLQGPGGRLLPAIEARFPGTTGPRGVDRPKLGAAVFAHPQELKALEAIVHPAVWEERIAFLRRHRSRAFVVLDIPLLYEKHGERMLDGVIVVTAPAWKQRKRVLRREGMTPAKFRRILRLQTPDAEKRRRADYIINSGTTFANTRAQVRRLVACLGAKTGR; this is translated from the coding sequence ATGAAGATCTATGGCCTGACCGGTTCGATCGGCATGGGGAAGTCCGCCGTAGCCGCCATGTTGCAGCGGGAGGGCGTTCCCGTGTTTGACGCGGACGCCGCCGTGCATCGGTTGCAAGGGCCGGGCGGCAGGCTGTTGCCCGCGATCGAGGCGCGCTTTCCGGGCACGACCGGACCCAGGGGCGTCGATCGCCCGAAACTGGGCGCGGCGGTGTTTGCCCACCCGCAGGAGTTGAAGGCGCTGGAGGCGATCGTCCATCCCGCCGTCTGGGAAGAACGGATCGCGTTCCTGCGCCGCCACCGGTCCCGCGCCTTTGTCGTGCTCGATATCCCGCTGCTCTATGAAAAGCATGGCGAGCGCATGCTGGACGGGGTCATCGTCGTGACCGCGCCTGCCTGGAAACAGCGCAAGCGGGTGCTGAGGCGAGAGGGCATGACTCCGGCCAAATTCCGCAGAATCCTGCGCTTGCAGACGCCGGATGCTGAAAAGCGGCGGCGGGCTGACTATATCATCAATAGCGGGACCACTTTCGCCAATACGCGGGCCCAGGTAAGACGCTTGGTCGCTTGCCTTGGCGCGAAGACAGGCCGATAA